The genomic segment TACCGCCGTGATCGGCCCGGAAGGCAAGGTGCTTGAAGTGCAGATTCGTACCCATGCCATGCACGAAGACGCTGAGTTGGGTGTTTGTGCTCACTGGCTGTACAAGGGTACCGATACCAACGGCAAGGATCACGGCTACGAACAGAAAATTGCCTGGCTGCGACAAGTGCTGGAATGGCACGAAGAACTGGATGACCTGCCGGAACTGGCACGGGAATTACGCAGCGACATCAATCCGGATCGTATCTACGTTTTTACCCCGGATGGTCATGTGGTGGACTTGCCGCCGAGTGCAACACCGGTGGATTTTGCCTACCGGGTACATACCGAAGTGGGCAACAAGTGTCGTGGTGCCAAGGTTAATGGCCGCATAGTGCCTTTGACCTACATTCTCAAAACCGGTGAACAGATTGAAATTCTGACTCATCCCAATGCCAACCCCAGCCGTGACTGGTTGTATCCAGAGTCCGGGTATATCCATACCAGCCGGGCCAGGGCCAAAGTCGCGCACTGGTTCAAGTTACAGGCGCGGGATCAGAACATCGATGAAGGACGTGCGCTGGTACTGCGTGAACTGGATCGTCTGGATCTGGCGCAGGAACCCCTGCACGATATCGCCCAGAATATGAACATGAAGTCGATCGATGACATGTTTGCTGCGGTCGGCGCTGGTGATATGCGTGTCGGTCAAATTGTCCATGCCGTACTGCGTCAGGCCGATGTCGGGCAGCCCCAGCAAGAATTACCCTTGGCTCGCAAGACGGCGGAGACAACCGTCAAACCGGGCAAGGACGATATTTACATTGAAGGTGTGGGCAACCTGTTGACTCAAATGGCGCAATGTTGTCAACCGTTACCCGGCGACGATATTCGCGGCTATGTCACCATTGGTCGTGGTGTGACCGTGCATCGCAGCGATTGTGAAAATCTGCTGCACCTGGAGGCGATTGAGCCAAGTCGTGTCCTGCAAGTCACCTGGGGCGTCAAACCGACCCGCACCTACCCGGTCGAAATGTCGATTCTGGCGTATGACCGTACCGGCCTGTTACGTGACGTCAGTGCGGTACTGGCGAATGAGCGGGTTAATGTAATCGGCGTGAATACCCAGTCGAACCAGGGCGACAATACCGCCAGTATGCAGTTGACGGTGGAAGTCGAAAGCCTGGAAAACCTCGGCCGTTTGATGAAAAAAATCGAACAACTGCCCAACATCATGTCGGCCCGCCGTATTCGCGGGGGGCAGTCCTGATGTATCAGCTGGACGATTTACTGACGCTGATGGCCCGGTTGCGCAACCCGAAAACGGGTTGCCCCTGGGATCTGCAGCAAGACTTCGCCAGCATCGTGCCCCATACGCTGGAGGAAGCCTACGAAGTCGCTGATGCCATCGAACGCCAGGACTGGCCTCATCTCGAAGAGGAATTGGGTGACCTGCTGTTCCAGGTGATTTTTTATGGTCAATTGGGTGTCGAACAGCAGCATTTTTCGGTCGCCAGTATTATCGACCGTCTGGTGGCCAAGCTGATTCGTCGTCACCCTCATGTGTTTCCGGCTGGTACGCTGGAGAGCGAACGTGATCCATCGATAACACCGCAAGCAGCCGAGATCAATGCCCATTGGGAGGCTATCAAGGCAGCAGAGAATGCCGCCAAGCCGACACCCCATCCGCCTCGTTTACTGGATTCTGTTCCAGCCACCATGCCGGGTTTGACCCGCGCCGTAAAATTGCAGAAAAAAGCCTCAACGGTCGGATTTGACTGGAATAATCCCCACGCGGTGGTCGACAAGATTCGTGAAGAGCTGGATGAAGTGATTGTCGAGATGGATGCGAATGACCATCAGCGGCTGGAGTCTGAAATTGGTGATCTGCTGTTTGCCGTGGCCAACCTTGCACGTCATTACCATATTGATCCCGAGGTTGCAGTACGTGGCACCAACCAGCGTTTTAGTCAGCGTTTTGCGGTGGTCGAAGAGCGTGCCCAGGCGGCGGGTGGCTGGCACCAGGTAACTCTCAGAGAGATGGAAACCTCCTGGCAAATCGCCAAACAACAGGAAAAACGGCAACAGGAAAAATGACAACAGCAGCAAGCAGACTGATCCGAATCAGCCATGGCTCTGCTGATTGCGGAAGCAGATCAACAGGGCCAATGACAGTCAGGCCTGGCCTGAAAGCTAATGCTAATGTTTGTCGTTATTGGCTTGCTCCAGGTGTTTGCGGGTCAACTCCAGAAATGCCGGGGTAGGCCCTATATCTTCATATACCGGAAACCCCTCTTCGTCGCGTGCGACCACCGTATTCCCGGCAACATAGGGGAAACCACTGGCAAGGTCATTTAACGCCGCATGCACCAGATCGCGTAACAGTCGTTCCTGCGACAGACCTGGGAACATTTCCAGCAAGGCCTCTACACGAGCCGCATCCTTGACGTTGAGTGAAATCGGATAGCTGCGGTCACCGACCGGATCGCCATATTCCTGTTCCCAATGGGCCATCAGAGCAGACGCTTTCATATTAATCTCCTTTCACAATGTCCTTTTATTTTGGTATGAATTGCAGTGAAGGTTCAGAAAACTTACGGAAACAACGGGACAACCTGGGCAAAAAAAGACAACTGCCAGCTCTGTCACGTGACTATTTGACGTAAAACCGATCATTCAGGAGGGCGAATCGATGAGCGAGCTGGATCCACTATTACGCGACAAGGTGAAAATGCTGGGCAAGATGCTGGGCAATACCATCCAGGCCAGTCAGGGCCGTGAGGTACTGGACTCAATCGAGTCCATTCGCAAACAGGCCAAACGTGCTCGCGGTGGCGACTCGGGTGAGCGAGAACAGCTGCTGACAACGCTGAAAAACCTGCCGGAAGAAACCTTGCTGCCTGTCGTGCGCGGCTTTAACCAGTTTCTCAATCTGGCCAATATTGCTGATCAGCAACACGGCAGCAGCTGGCGTCGTGCCGAAGCACTGCAATCGGGTCTGGATACCATGTTTCCGGATTTACTGGAACGGCTTGAGACCGCAAGTGTGGCGGTTGACGGTTTGAGTGAGCGCATCGCCAGCCTTAATATTGAACTGGTATTGACGGCCCATCCTACCGAAATTACGCGCCGAACCCTGATTCAGAAATACGACGCCATCACTCGCTTGTTGCAGCAACGGGATGATCTGCATGATGAGCACCCCCTGCTGGGTGAACTGGATCAACGCCTGGCTCGGCTGATTGAAGAAATCTGGCACACCAACGAAATTCGCAAAACCCGTCCGACGGCAGTGGATGAAGCCCGCTGGGGGTTTGCGGTGGTGGAAAATTCGCTTTGGGCGGCGGTGCCGCAAATGATGCGGGATCTGGATCAGCAATTGCTGGCGCGTGGTGGTTCCGTATTGCCGCTGGATGCCGCACCGGTACGGTTTGCTTCCTGGATGGGCGGTGACCGTGACGGCAATCCGAATGTCACGGCGCAGGTGACGCGAGAAGTGCTTTACCTGGCTCGTTGGATGGCAGCCGACCTGTATCTGCGTGACATTGATACGCTGGGTAATCAGTTGTCGATGGCGGCGGCTTCAGCAGAACTCCGGCGGGCCTACCCTAATGACCCGGACGAACCCTATCGGGCCTGCCTGCATGCGTTAAGGTCACGGTTGGTGGATACCAAGCAGTGGGCCAATGGTTGCATCAAACAGCAAGAGACCAGCGGAAACCCTCTGACTCGGGATGATGAGCTGCTGGAGCCGTTAACCCTGTGTTATCGCAGTTTACTGGAGCAAGGCATGGAGACCATTGCCGACGGCCAGTTACTCGATACCATTCGCCGGGTGGCCTGTTTTGGTGTATCGCTGGTACGCCTGGATGTCCGACAGGAATCCTCGCGCCATGCCGGTGTGATGCAGGAAATCTGTTTGTACTATGGCTGGGGTGATTACCTCAGTTGGACGGAAGACGAAAAGCAGACGTTTTTGCTCCGTGAGTTGGCGTCCCGGCGACCTCTGGTACCCAAGCACTGGCAGCCGTCGGCGGAAGTCCGTGAGGTTCTGGAGACGGTTGCGGTACTGGCGACGGAAGCCGGAGACGGGGTGTCTTGTTACATTATCTCCATGGCCAGCGAACCCTCGGATATTCTCGCCGTTGCCTTGTTGCTGCAGGATGCCGGTGTGCGTGAGCATTTCCCGGTGGTGCCACTGTTCGAAACATTGGGCGATCTGCAACAGGCGTCATTGCGGATGAGCAAGCTGTGGGCTGTCGACTGGTATCGGAGTTACTGCGAGCAGCGGCAGCAGGTCATGATTGGTTATTCTGACTCTTCCAAGGATGCCGGCCAGTTAGCCGCTGTCTGGGCGCAATATCAGGCCCAGGAAGCGTTGACCCGGACGGCCAGTGACGCCGGTATTTCCCTGACCCTGTTCCATGGCCGTGGCGGTACCGTCGGTCGTGGCGGTGGCCCGGCCCATCGGGCGATTCTGGCTCAGCCGCCGGGTTCCGTGGCCGGTGGTTTGCGGGTGACAGAGCAAGGGGAAATGATCCGCTTCAAATTTGGCCAGCCAGATGTGGCCCGCCGTAATCTAAAAATCTATGTGTCTGCGGTACTGGAAGCCAATTTACTGCCACCTGAGCCAGCCCGCATCGAGTGGCGTGAGCAAATGACTCGTCTGGCGGAACGGGGGGTTGCATCCTACCGTGCCATGGTCAGAGATACTCCTGAGTTCGTGCGCTATTTTCGCAGCGCGACGCCGGAACCGGAGCTGGGCAAACTGGCGCTGGGCAGTCGACCGGCAAGGCGCAAGGCGGGTGGTGGTATCGAAACTCTGAGGGCGATTCCCTGGATTTTTGCCTGGACCCAGATGCGGCTGATGTTGCCCGCCTGGCTTGGCTCGGACGAAGCGCTGGATGACTGCCAACAACAGGGCGATTTGCCGGTTTTGCAGCAGATGTATCAGGACTGGCCGTTTTTCCGTACTTATATCGACATGCTGGAAATGGTGGTATCTAAAGCCGATGCTGCGATTGCCCAATATTATGAAGCTCGTCTGGTCGAACCAGAGTTGCAGTTATTGGGTAGCCAGTTGCGCCAACGTCTTGATAAGGTTAAGACTTTGGTGCTGGCGATTAATCGCCAACAGGCCTTGCTTGCCAGCCATCCAATATTGCGAGATTCCATGGCAGTACGTGATCCGTACACCGATCCGTTGCACTATTTGCAAGTGGAGTTGTTGTATCGTGAACGGCAACATCCGGAAATTGTCAGCCAGCTGGTTGAGCAAGCCTTGATGGTCACAATGGCCGGGATTGCAGCAGGCATGAGGAATACCGGTTAACGGGGTTCTCTTGCCGTTGGCCGCTGTTGTCTGCCGGGTAAGCAATTACCTGTGTCAAACCAGTACTACACAGAGGCTTTGTGAAACGGGTAATATCCTGTTTTGACTCAGCACTGATTTGACCAGGTTAGTGGGTTTTGTACGACCTGGGGATAATGCCTCAGGTCGTAGTACGCCGCGTTAAAATGATAACAATCAAAGCGGTATACCAAAGTCGTGCGTTACTCTGGCGGGAATTTGGTCACAATAAGTTGAGATCAGACCTGTGCCAGAGTAAGGTTACAGCTATTTTTTGGCTGGTTAAAAAATAATCATAATTTTGACCAGATGGATCCAAACCAATCTAACAACGAGGGGAAGCGCATGCGCGTAATTCTTTTGGGCGCACCTGGTGCAGGCAAAGGCACTCAGGCTCAGTTCATTTGTGAAAAATTTGAAATTCCACAAATATCGACCGGCGACATGCTGCGTGCGGCAGTCAAAGCCGGTTCCGAGCTTGGTCTCAAGGTCAAGGAAATCATGGAAACGGGTGGTCTGGTATCGGATGAAATTATCATCGATCTGGTCAAGGAACGCATTGCTCAGGACGACTGTGTTAACGGTTTCCTGTTCGATGGTTTTCCTCGTACGATTCCGCAGGCAGAAGCCATGCTGGAAGCCGGTGTGACGATCGATAATGTGGTTGAAATTGATGTGGACGATGAAGAAATCGTCAAACGTCTGAGTGGTCGTCGCGTTCACCCTGGTTCAGGCCGTGTTTACCACGTGGTCTTTAATGCTCCTAAAGTGGCTGGCAAAGACGACGAGACAGGCGAAGATCTGGTGCAGCGTGATGATGACCAGGAAGCGACCATCCGCAAGCGCCTGTCGATCTACCACGAACAGACCGAACCACTGGTTGCTTTTTACAAGCAGCTGGAAGCCAAACAAGATGCCAATTCACCGAAATACAGTCATATTCCCGGTGTTGGCTCGCTGCAAGACATTACCAATACCGTGATGGCAGCGCTGGGTTAATCCCCAGATCGCTGGAAAGAAGCTCCTTCGGGAGCTTTTTTTAGGTCTGCTGATTCTGTCAGCGAGTCGGGTTTGCTCTGCTATACTGCGCGTTTTTTAACAGAAGGCAGGGTTTGGAATGGCCAATTTGCTGATTGTTGATGCCTCTTCGGCGTTGTGTTCTGTCAGTCTGATCTCGGCCGCTGGTGTCCAGGATCTTACCGAAAGACAACCCCGCCGCCATGCCCAGCGGCTGTTGCCGATGATCGACGAGGTGCTGCAGGTGGCCGGGGTGGACAAAACAGCTCTGGATGGTCTGGCTTTTGCCCGTGGCCCCGGCTCATTCACCGGTATCCGTATCGCCGTGAGTGTTATTCAGGGTATTGCGTTGGGGTTGAACCTGCCGGTCTATGGCTTTTCGACCTTGCAGTTGCTGGCACAACAGGCACTGGCCGAAACGACGGTGGGTCAGGTCGTGACTGTGCTGGATGCGCATATGGGCGAGGTCTTCTGGGCTGTCTACGAACGGAATGACGAGCAGGATGGACTGCTTTGTCGGCTGGTTGGCGTTGAGCAGGTCAGTGACCCACAGCGTTGTGTGGATGGTTTGCAGTACATGCTGCAGGCGCATCAAATCGATCCTTATAACTGCGTGTTGGCCGGTAATGGCGTAGCGCTGCTGACACTGGAAGATCGATTACCTGCACTGTCTGTCGTTGACGGTATTGAACCCTTGAGTCACTACGCGGTCGATCAGGTCGCCAATGCCTGGCAGCGGGGGGAATTTGCTGGCTTCGAGGATTTCCCCCCCGTATATTTGCGCGACTCTGTCGCCTGGAAAAAACTGGACGAGCAACCAAGCCTGCTCAAACGCTGAGGAACCAATCGTGGGAATTTTTGAAACAGTCGTCTTGGCGATCCTGCAAGGGATTACCGAGTTTTTACCGATCTCCAGCTCCGCTCACCTGATTTTGCCCTCACAGGTGTTCGGCTGGCCAGATCAGGGGTTGGCTTTTGATGTCGCAGTGCATTTTGGCACCTTGCTTGCGGTTGTCTGGTATTTCCGTAATGAGCTGCAACGCATGATCGTGGGTTGGGTGACGACCGGATTTACCAGCACGCCTAATGAAGATGGGCGTTTGTCCTGGCTGGTGGCCATTGCTACGGTACCGGCTGTGATCGTGGGGTTACTGGGTCAGGATTATATCGAAGCCAATTTGCGTTCGACCCTGGTGATTGCGATCACGACGATTGTTTTCGGTATCGTGCTGGGTGTGTCTGATCGCTGCAAGCCGCATCGTGGCAGCCTGACCGAAATGACTGTGGCACTGGCGCTGGCGATTGGTATTGCTCAGGCGTTGGCGTTGATACCAGGGACATCCCGCTCAGGCATTACCATGACGGCGGCGCTATTTCTGGGCTTTCATCGTCTGGATGCGGCGCGTTTTTCCTTTCTGTTATCGGTTCCCTTGATTCTGGCTGCCGCTGGCCTCAAGGTCGTGGAATTGCTGCAGGCGGCAGAGGGTGTTGACTGGTTCCATTTGTTGTTGGGGATGGCGGTGTCTGGCATCAGTGCCTGGGCCGGAATTCACTACTTCCTGCAGTTGGTCGATAAGCTGGGCATGTTGCCGTTTGTGATCTATCGCTTGCTGCTGGGTGTGCTGCTGTTGCTGTTTTTTGTCTGATGTTGATCAGCCAGCTATGTCTGAGTTGATTTGTCTGGCCCCGCAGCGCGCGGCTGAAGCCGCTGTGTGGGCCTGTCGATATGGCTTGATCCCTGCACCAGTGGAACAACTGCGGAATCCCGGTTTTCACCTTTGTCTTGATGACAGTGGTTTGTCATTGCGTGAAGGGGCCGCTGGCAAGGCGGTTGTACGGGTTGACTTTACCGGCGGTACTGCAGCTCATCGGCGCCGTTTTGGCGGTGGCATGGGACAGGATATTGCCAGGGCTGTTGGCGTCTCGGGTGCTTATAAACCCAGTGTGATTGATGCGACAGCAGGATTGGGACGAGACAGCTTTGTGCTGGCAACTCTTGGTTGTCAGGTGGTTGCCCATGAGCGTCAGCCGGTTGTGGCGGCGCTGTTGGATGATGGCCTGATACGTGGGCGGCAAGACATCGAGGCCGGAGAGATTGTTGCCCGTATTCGATTGTCGTTTGGCTCCAGTCATGAGCTGCTGGTTGCTGAAACAGAGGCATCGCGTCAGCCGGATGTGGTTTATCTTGATCCGATGTTTGGTGAGGATGCCAAAGGTTCGGCCCAGGTTAAAAAGGATATGCAGGCGTTTCGTTCACTGGTGGGTGGTGACGCCGACGCCGACGGGCTACTGGATGCGGCGCTGCAAACCGCTCGCTGTCGGGTGGTGGTGAAGCGGGGGCGCAAGGCCAAGCCTCTGGCCAATCGGCCCCCTTCTTATGCCCTGACGGGCAAGTCCAATCGTTTCGATGTCTATGTGCTGGCCAAGGTGGCACCACTCTGACAGTGGCTGCTGTGTCCTGTAGTGTTCAGGGTTGCAGGGTCAGGACTCAGATACAACGCAAAATACTGTGCCGCACACTGCCGTCCAGTGCTTGCTCCAGCTGTTCGGTCAGTGCGACCAGGGCATCACCAAACGCCAGTACGTTATGCGCTTGCTGACTCAATATGCCCTGATCTAACAGCTGTGAGACAAGCGTGCGAAACAGTGTGGCGTCAAAAAATTCCGGTGCATTCAAGCCATGCAGCAAGCTGACCCGCTGTGCAATCAGTGAGCATTGTTGCTCCAGCTGCTCTGCTGTCAAGGTGCCTGAACGTCGTTGTCGGAGCAGCGCCAGGGCCAGATAGTCGCGTTCCAGTGTCGGCATCATCAGCTTGGCCAGTGCCGTGAGTTCGGTATAGCTGGCCTCTCTGTCATCCACGGCGCAGTAGTGATTGTCGCTGCATTCCAGATAATCGGCGTCGCAAAGGGTTGCCAGCCAGCCGTCAATAACGGTGTCCAGTTGGGCTGTTGACCAGGGCAAAAATAGCTCTGCCTGCAAGTAGGGGTAGAGGGTCTGGATTAGTGATCGTAATTGCTCTGGTTGCAGCGGTTGGCGGTGTATCAGCAAGCAGCTCAGCACCGAGGGGATCGCCAGCAGATGCAGGACGTTGTTGCGGTAGTAGGTCAATGCGATCGCCTGGCGATCATCAGCGTATATCAGGTCACCCATGCTGTGGCTCTGACGCTGAATACTGCCGAGGGTTTCGGCATGCTGAAGCCACTCGGCGGCATTACCCTGGGTGACTTGCGTGCGGCTACTCAAGGGCTGCTGGACGATTAATGCCGCCCAGTTTTCCAGCCGCTGGATCAGTGCTGCTTCTTCCATGGCCTCTCGTGGGCTTGTCAGTAATGCCATGGCGACCAGGTTGATCGGATTGACCGAGGTTGCCTGATTGATGCCAGTGACGATACGGCGGGCCAGATTGTCGACCACCGGGCGTGCCCAGTCGGGGCGATAGTGATTGGCCTGATAATCCTGTTCACGCCAGTCCGGCTGTTGTTGATTGAGAAATTCGGTCAGATAAATCGGTTCGCCAAAGTTGACCTGTACCTTGCCAAAGTTGCGCCGGAACGACTTCAGTGTGGTAATCACGCCGAGCAGGCTTTCTTTGCGCTTTTTCTTACCCTTCAGTTCCTGCTGATAACTGCCCGCTTCAAAGACTTTTTCGTAACCCAGGTAAACCGGCATAAACAGGATGGGCTTGCGGGCATCGCGCAAATAGCTGCGTAATGTCATGGCCAGCATCCCGGCTTTGGGTTGCAGTGTCCTGCCGGTGCGGCTGCGGCCACCTTCAACAAAATATTCAGCGGCATAGCCATGAGTAAAAATACTGTGTAAATACTCGTCAAAAACGGCGGCATACAGCGGGTTGTCGCGAAACGATCGGCGCATAAAAAATGCGCCGCTGCGGCGTAATATTGGCCCGGCAACCGGCAGGTTAAGATTAATACCGGCGGCAATTTGCGGGATTTGCAGACCATTGTGATAAAGCACATAAGACAGCAGCAAATAATCAATATGACTGCGGTGACAAGGGACATAAATAATCTCGTTGTCTCTGGCGGCAGTTTTTAACGGATCAATATGGCTGACCTGAACCCCATCGTAGAGGGTATTCCACACCCAGCTCAGTAATACATCCATAAATCGCACGGTGGTATAGGAAATATTGGAGGCAATTTCGTCGGCATATTTCAGTGCTTTCTGACGCGCCTGGGGCAGCGTCAGGCTGCGCTCCTGCATGGCCTGTTCAATCGCCGCCTGTACCAGCGGGCGGTTAGGGATCTGGCTGATCAGGGTGCGCCGATGGGACAGGTCTGGCCCGATGACGGTCGCGGAGACCAGTCGAAAGTGGATACGCAGCAGCAAGGCTGTTTTACGCGCCAGTCGTGTGGGTGTGCGAGTATCTTGTGCCAGTCGTTGCATCGACACCGGGCGGCTGATGTGCACAAAGGTATTGCGGCCATTAAACAGGATGGCCATCAGGGTGAAAATACGTCCGCCAAGGGTGCCACTGTTTTGCAGCCAGATGCGCAGAAAAGAACCTTCTTTTTCTGGCCCCCGTCCCCAGAATACCCGTACCGGTATCACTTCAATATCGCGATCGGGGTGAGCCAGCTGCCACTCGGCCAGTGTCTTCAGCGCTTTGCAGATCACTGGCTTGCCTGCTTTGCGGAAGGGGCTGCCAGAGCGGCGATAGACGTGAAAAAAAGGCTGCAGTCCTGCCTGGTTGAGTGGGCTGTTATCATCCAGTGGGCCGGTCCAGTCGAGTGTTTGTACCTCACGGTCAATTACCAGGGTTTCTGCCAATGAGGGGTAGAGCAAGGCATAAACCCGCAGAGTTCCGCCGGTAGCTGGCTGCTGCTGGGCTGGGCCTATCAGGCGGGTTTTAAGCAGGCTGTATAGCAGTGCCTGGAGCCAGCCGAGTAGTCGTAGGTGCCAGCGGGAAAGCCGGTTCATCCGTAATATCCTTGTTTGCTGTCATCGGAGCGATGCAGGGTTGATCATATACTGCCAGCCCGGTGAGGTTAATAATGGGGGGGTGGTGCATCATCCTGGGCGGATTTTATATCGCCTGTGTTGGCGGCCAATTGTTCCAGACGGCGGTTCATGAGCTGCATGGCCTGATGGGCCAGAGTGAAGTCTGCAGACAAGCGGGTTATCTGATCATTCAGTGTCTCGACCGTTTCGTCCATATAGCTCAGCCGGGTTTCCAGTTCGGTGATACGATCCAGTGCGTGGATCAGTTCAGGGGCGTTTGGGGTGTTACTCATTCGGGTTTGCTCACTGTGTTGAGGGGCAATTGCTATCATATTGATTTTTTAAGAGATTTAGGATTTCATGCAGGGAGGCTGATTGCCGCTATGATCCAGAATATAAAACAGTTTTAAACGTTAATTACAGGTATCGCAATGGTTCGTAAATTAAGTCTCGCTTTGCTGACAGCTGTTATTGTGTCAGTTGCTTTTTGGTTGTCGTTTCAGGGGTTGATGGGTGATGTACAGTTGCCGATGGCGCTACCGCTGATTGTCTTTGTTGCCGGTTTTGTCGCGGGTTTGCTGGTTGTCTCTCTGGCTGGTGCTGAGCAGCCTCCTCGTGGTCGCAGTACGGGCACAATTGTTGAGGAAGACGTTGAGGATGGTCGTGAGCGTGGTGTAGTGAAATGGTTTAATGTCAAAAAAGGTTTTGGCTTTATTACCTGGGATAGTGGCGAAGATGTCTTTGTGCATTTTCGTTCAATCCGTGGTCAGGGGCATCGCTCTCTGGCTGAAGGGCAAAGAGTCAAGTTTACTGTGGTACGGGGCGACAAGGGCCCGCAAGCAGAAGACGTGTCAGCGGTGCAATAAGCCGTCCT from the Candidatus Thalassolituus haligoni genome contains:
- a CDS encoding undecaprenyl-diphosphate phosphatase, which translates into the protein MGIFETVVLAILQGITEFLPISSSAHLILPSQVFGWPDQGLAFDVAVHFGTLLAVVWYFRNELQRMIVGWVTTGFTSTPNEDGRLSWLVAIATVPAVIVGLLGQDYIEANLRSTLVIAITTIVFGIVLGVSDRCKPHRGSLTEMTVALALAIGIAQALALIPGTSRSGITMTAALFLGFHRLDAARFSFLLSVPLILAAAGLKVVELLQAAEGVDWFHLLLGMAVSGISAWAGIHYFLQLVDKLGMLPFVIYRLLLGVLLLLFFV
- the relA gene encoding GTP diphosphokinase, with the protein product MVKVRDDLPLWHDGSLDAERWLESVTQGYEIRDPEVLLKALQLAKQLSDEAIANQTYWSVDSVQMGIEMAQLLMDLRLDTESLVAAVLYRAVREGRLSLARVERDFGGAVAKLIEGVLRMAAISAIQNSSDDVVLGQREAQVDNLRKMLVAMIDDVRVALIKLAERTSAIRAVKDAPPDRRKKVAEEVFNIYAPLAHRLGIGHLKWELEDLAFRYLQPDSYKQIARLLDEKRIARQDYVNGVVQVLREELLSYGIRCDVYGRAKHIYSIWRKMSRKNLDFSQIYDIRAVRILVPELRDCYAALGTVHTLWRHIPNEFDDYIANPKENGYRSLHTAVIGPEGKVLEVQIRTHAMHEDAELGVCAHWLYKGTDTNGKDHGYEQKIAWLRQVLEWHEELDDLPELARELRSDINPDRIYVFTPDGHVVDLPPSATPVDFAYRVHTEVGNKCRGAKVNGRIVPLTYILKTGEQIEILTHPNANPSRDWLYPESGYIHTSRARAKVAHWFKLQARDQNIDEGRALVLRELDRLDLAQEPLHDIAQNMNMKSIDDMFAAVGAGDMRVGQIVHAVLRQADVGQPQQELPLARKTAETTVKPGKDDIYIEGVGNLLTQMAQCCQPLPGDDIRGYVTIGRGVTVHRSDCENLLHLEAIEPSRVLQVTWGVKPTRTYPVEMSILAYDRTGLLRDVSAVLANERVNVIGVNTQSNQGDNTASMQLTVEVESLENLGRLMKKIEQLPNIMSARRIRGGQS
- the ppc gene encoding phosphoenolpyruvate carboxylase; the protein is MSELDPLLRDKVKMLGKMLGNTIQASQGREVLDSIESIRKQAKRARGGDSGEREQLLTTLKNLPEETLLPVVRGFNQFLNLANIADQQHGSSWRRAEALQSGLDTMFPDLLERLETASVAVDGLSERIASLNIELVLTAHPTEITRRTLIQKYDAITRLLQQRDDLHDEHPLLGELDQRLARLIEEIWHTNEIRKTRPTAVDEARWGFAVVENSLWAAVPQMMRDLDQQLLARGGSVLPLDAAPVRFASWMGGDRDGNPNVTAQVTREVLYLARWMAADLYLRDIDTLGNQLSMAAASAELRRAYPNDPDEPYRACLHALRSRLVDTKQWANGCIKQQETSGNPLTRDDELLEPLTLCYRSLLEQGMETIADGQLLDTIRRVACFGVSLVRLDVRQESSRHAGVMQEICLYYGWGDYLSWTEDEKQTFLLRELASRRPLVPKHWQPSAEVREVLETVAVLATEAGDGVSCYIISMASEPSDILAVALLLQDAGVREHFPVVPLFETLGDLQQASLRMSKLWAVDWYRSYCEQRQQVMIGYSDSSKDAGQLAAVWAQYQAQEALTRTASDAGISLTLFHGRGGTVGRGGGPAHRAILAQPPGSVAGGLRVTEQGEMIRFKFGQPDVARRNLKIYVSAVLEANLLPPEPARIEWREQMTRLAERGVASYRAMVRDTPEFVRYFRSATPEPELGKLALGSRPARRKAGGGIETLRAIPWIFAWTQMRLMLPAWLGSDEALDDCQQQGDLPVLQQMYQDWPFFRTYIDMLEMVVSKADAAIAQYYEARLVEPELQLLGSQLRQRLDKVKTLVLAINRQQALLASHPILRDSMAVRDPYTDPLHYLQVELLYRERQHPEIVSQLVEQALMVTMAGIAAGMRNTG
- the adk gene encoding adenylate kinase produces the protein MRVILLGAPGAGKGTQAQFICEKFEIPQISTGDMLRAAVKAGSELGLKVKEIMETGGLVSDEIIIDLVKERIAQDDCVNGFLFDGFPRTIPQAEAMLEAGVTIDNVVEIDVDDEEIVKRLSGRRVHPGSGRVYHVVFNAPKVAGKDDETGEDLVQRDDDQEATIRKRLSIYHEQTEPLVAFYKQLEAKQDANSPKYSHIPGVGSLQDITNTVMAALG
- a CDS encoding class I SAM-dependent methyltransferase, with the translated sequence MSELICLAPQRAAEAAVWACRYGLIPAPVEQLRNPGFHLCLDDSGLSLREGAAGKAVVRVDFTGGTAAHRRRFGGGMGQDIARAVGVSGAYKPSVIDATAGLGRDSFVLATLGCQVVAHERQPVVAALLDDGLIRGRQDIEAGEIVARIRLSFGSSHELLVAETEASRQPDVVYLDPMFGEDAKGSAQVKKDMQAFRSLVGGDADADGLLDAALQTARCRVVVKRGRKAKPLANRPPSYALTGKSNRFDVYVLAKVAPL
- the mazG gene encoding nucleoside triphosphate pyrophosphohydrolase is translated as MYQLDDLLTLMARLRNPKTGCPWDLQQDFASIVPHTLEEAYEVADAIERQDWPHLEEELGDLLFQVIFYGQLGVEQQHFSVASIIDRLVAKLIRRHPHVFPAGTLESERDPSITPQAAEINAHWEAIKAAENAAKPTPHPPRLLDSVPATMPGLTRAVKLQKKASTVGFDWNNPHAVVDKIREELDEVIVEMDANDHQRLESEIGDLLFAVANLARHYHIDPEVAVRGTNQRFSQRFAVVEERAQAAGGWHQVTLREMETSWQIAKQQEKRQQEK
- a CDS encoding type 1 pili tip component, whose protein sequence is MKASALMAHWEQEYGDPVGDRSYPISLNVKDAARVEALLEMFPGLSQERLLRDLVHAALNDLASGFPYVAGNTVVARDEEGFPVYEDIGPTPAFLELTRKHLEQANNDKH
- the tsaB gene encoding tRNA (adenosine(37)-N6)-threonylcarbamoyltransferase complex dimerization subunit type 1 TsaB: MANLLIVDASSALCSVSLISAAGVQDLTERQPRRHAQRLLPMIDEVLQVAGVDKTALDGLAFARGPGSFTGIRIAVSVIQGIALGLNLPVYGFSTLQLLAQQALAETTVGQVVTVLDAHMGEVFWAVYERNDEQDGLLCRLVGVEQVSDPQRCVDGLQYMLQAHQIDPYNCVLAGNGVALLTLEDRLPALSVVDGIEPLSHYAVDQVANAWQRGEFAGFEDFPPVYLRDSVAWKKLDEQPSLLKR